CCCTGGCCGTACTTGGTGACCGACACTATATCGTAAGTGCCAAATCCATAGATGTTGCCAGCGACTAACTTCTCACTGGTGAGGTAATCTATGAGTTCGTCCTGGCTGACGAATGATACTTTCTGTTCCTTGTTGGTTTTCTGGAATGTCCTGTCGTCCGTCAGGGCAAAACAGGTGACCACCGTGCTGAAGAAAATCACGGATGAGAATTATAATGGTGAAGTGGAGAGGTGGCATTGGTTGTTACCTTCCAGCGAGGTTCGAAGATACATCAGCAGGATAGTAGCCTAAAGGAAGACTTACCTGATAAGTGAATCTAATAAATGCCAAATATGATAAATCACCTATAGTGATTACAACACACTATGGCCGGAGCACTAGTGGAAGAGATCAATCACGTTGCTATCTGAACCCCTTTATTGCATAATGCACAAAATGTATGTACTTACTTCGCGCCCTTAGCTGATTTTCCCGGACACATTCCCTTGCATGGCTTACAAATGTTGGATATGCTCTGCTCGAACTCGGCTAACTGTGAGTCGGAGAAGTCCCCTATTCCTACAGCAACTTCAATGTTGATCATCACATCATCCTTTACGTACGTGTTCACGCGAATGTAGACGTGACTGAAATCAAAAATAGAACCAGTTACGATAAGAAGCTTCGTTTTTTTCAATTCATCGGCTCTACAAAGATATCGCTGCCCTCCCTCCCCACAAAACACATGAATAGTGAAACGCTGTTTTGAGTATATTTACCTCCGAGGCATTTCTCGAAAATGAAACACTCGCTTTTAACACTTGTAGCACTTACTTCGAATAATATGGTGGTTTGTCGTTATCGTTAGCACGAGCACTCATCCAGTATTTTTGGTTCTTCTCCAGCGTCTTTTCAGTAATTATACTCTTCGCTTTTATGTAGGTGTAATCGACAAAAAGTTGTCCTGACACGGTACCAAGCTGGATACCTTCAGCCTTCTCAACAAGAAAGTAGGTAATGGAGGACTTCGCTGAAGATAACGAACAGAGAAATGAAAAGTCACATAAGCGTAGGCTACCCCGCCACATATATTGCGGGGCGAGGCCTCGTGCGATTGATGCGACGTGAAACTAGAAACGAGAGCAACAATGCCTGCGTAAGAATGGCTAAAGGCAGAGTTGTGGATACTGAGCCTAATGACAAGTGTCTTAATTCTGAACAAATGAAAGCTCTGATCATCTCAGAAGTAGAGCACGCTTTCTGAATGAGAACTCAACATTTTTCATGTCTGTGAATCTTATTTATTCTGAAAAGTAAGAGGGAGAGATATGCCGTGAATGAAGCTTACGCTGATCCAGGTCACTGGCCGACACCTTCCCAATCGCAAACCCATCCTTCTCATTGTAAGCAACGAAGAAGTTGTAGAAGTCTTTGTCCATGGTGGGTCGGTGATCGTTTTTTCCGATGACTGTTATGTCCACTGACAAGGTCGTGGACATTTGAGAGAAGGCTGCGCCCTGTCGTACCGTCACCGTGAAATTGAGCTACATGCAAGCAAGGAAATTTGAAGTGACAGAATATCAAAGTCAATCGTCAATTATTTTTCTGTTGGTTACCTGTGAGCGTTGTTGCAGTTCAGGCGCAATATTGTTGTGATGTTCAACCCTGACAATGGGGTGCCTCGCTGTACGTTCTTGGCGATAAGAAGAACTAAAACCAAACATTGGACCAAGACTTCGCTGTATCTGCAGAAAGCTGTGAACCTTTATCCAGAAGGTTCTGAAAGATATGCATCTCCCATCTTGCTTCGTCATTGCTTTTTGGGAAACATTTCGAAAGGTTATCGCTTTTAGCAGCTTGTAGCTGGAAAGGGTTATCAAATCTTATAACAAGATTATTGATGCCTCGTGTCGATATTGGTTGTTTCGCCAACACCATTCGGtttgagaggttctactttatgcCCAACATGTGTCACAAGTTCCAACTCACCGTCGTACCTCCTTCAAGGTTCAGCCTTGCTTTCGTTGTCATGATAGGACTCGTTCCTCTGCTTCCGAAATGAAAATACTGGTCTGCCAGGGTGGCTTCCTTTTTGATTCCCACGTCTTTTATTTCATATGTTATTGGGTTGGTAGTGGTATCATCCTTATCCGAACAGGAGACCGTCAGCACTGGCGTATCATGAGGGGTGTTCTCCTGGAGTTCTGCTTCGAATTTGTAATCTTTGCAGATGGTCGGATTGTCGTCCACATCTGTGATTTTGCATGTCACTGTCACGTCACCTCCGTTAGCGTTACGCAAACCACGATGGTCCCGGGCATTGACATCTGTTGAAGAAGTTGTTAGTTCGAAGATAAAGCAAAAAGGGAAGAGCTCATTTCTACATTGAGCGAAATATTACGAAATGTAATGAACTTTAATTCAGTCTTAAAAATGAAGGATTcttaatttttgaaaaaaaattttcactGAAAACGCTTTGATATACATGTGCCCGCCGAAaaccttttttcaatttttggtcaaaagctcaaaataactttttttttcgAGTGTACCTCAAAAGAACTTCTCAACGAGATCTTGGTCTCGATTTTGTATTGTCATTTCTGATTCCAACTCACACAAGTTAAAGGTTCCTTTCCTGGGGTTAACCGGGTCTTCTCTGTCGATCAGTGCGTTAACGACAAGATACCCATCCACGTGTCCTGCCCCCGTCACATTCACGTTGCTCATTCGAAATAGTTCGCTAAACTTTCCCTCGACGAAGTATTCAACTGATTCAGGCCATTTGCCGAGACAGTTTGGCCCTGGGAATTTGTCCACATCGAAGGCTCTGAATGGGTAAATACCTGTTGATACGGTTGTCCCGATCGGCTGAAAGGGAAAAGATGAATCTACAAGCCAAGTGACGTAAAATGATGCAAATACGATGTATAATTAAAAAAATGTGAGCATTTGGACAATTTTGGATCGTTTTTTTTACTTCACACCTGCTCTTTTCATCATTCTACACGTACTGAACGGCCACTCTTACGTACCGTATTCTCGGCTACCTCACAAGTTGACGAAGTTTCGTAGAATTTGGGTCGTTCATTGACATCGATGACCTGCACCTCGACCTTATGCGACCTTGTCTTCTTCACGGGTGTTGGTGTGATAGTTATTCCAAATTCATCCTCTGCAGATATTGTCATGTTGTAGttgttttgtttctcatagttaAGGCTTCCTTTCGTTTTCAGCCAACTCTCATGTCGTGTAAGCGCTGGTAATGAAAAAATGTATGTCTTGTCCTGATTTATACGTACATATATTCAACCTATGCTATTTCAAAAGGTTTTGACGATAACCCTTGTACAAGTCGGTAAACTTATATTGACCATCGGAGCTACACGCTGGCTGTTTTAACCACATACAGTTGGTAATATTCAAATGATTACTTTCTCAGTTTTTCGCAGATTTATACTTACGTCCTCCGGTTGCAGGGACTCTCACgtcaatatcaaaatcatcatattCAGATGGCTCTTTGCTTTCTATATTGAAATTATACAATCTTTGTCCTGTTGGTGTTTCATCTCTGTCTGACACTGACACCTCgtttggaaaaaaaatcgcTGATTGTTAGAAACGAAATTTCACCTGGGTCTCTTCAGTGATCAACAAATCAGAGAGAGAAGTTACCACAGCTGAAATTGATCAAACGATCTCGACACGGTTTTGTCTGCGCATTACTAAAGGTTGCAGGCACCCTCCCCATGCAACTTCAGCAAGACAAAAGCGCGATCAGTTATCTCGTTGCTCAATATCGCGAGTGAAATATTTTACTTGGGGGTGGTGGAAGGGGGTGTGATAGTCGTGTAATTATACTTTGCTCGATTGACTTACGGCAACGATTGTCTCTGGGCCATTATTTTCGTAGACATTGAGACACTTGGGTAGATTGGTAATTTCGATGTCTTCGTTCACATTTGTTATGTCATAGTCGAGAACTAAAGTGCGCGTCCCCAGGGTGTTACCAGGTTGTTGGAAAAGACCACTGAATGCTGTCACAGACAGCTTGTAGCGACGTTCCGTGGCTGTTGGTTTACCTAAGGCTGGGTTCTCGAAGTCGAAATTAGGATTTGGTATGGTCGTTATAACACCGGCTGAAAGTAGAACCACAGAATAAGAATAAGGTTTGTACAATCAATAAGGAAAAGGGGCAATATTCAAGCGtccaaaacctgttttttttaaGTGAAGCATTCTTATACTTCTCAAAACGGCATTGTTGAAGTTATTATTCAGTTCCTATTATACAGTTAGGAATTTTCAAATCCACgttaagttcaattttcaaatgtttcaatGAACGGAGTAGGATAAGCGAGAAAATGCCTTTCCTTACTTTCCGAGTCGATGATGAACTTGCCATCGGGTGGGTCAGTGGTCATGGTATAGAACATCTTGGTCGCGGCAACACCAGTTGCAGGGTCAATTAAATCGGTTGCAGCCTTGACTGTGAAGACGGGCGTGGGAGGGACTGGTGGATTGTTCTCTGCGAATTTCACTCGCCAGTTGTCCGGCTTATTGAACCAGATTGCTGGAAAACACATTAGAGTTTGTACAATCGTTAATTTGTCGATTACAAAGCAAAGCTAGTGCCTTGCTGTTTAGTAACTGTTTTTAAAGGACAGGGCAGATATAATGTATTTCTTCGCGAAATAATCTCACATTTCTATATTTGTGCGATCTTTTCCCCATAGCCTATGTACCGTAATGCTCAGTGATTCGATTAAGAATGCTTGTAGCTGACTCAACGTTTCAATTGcatttttgaaaaggccttttaGAATCTAGGTTAGATGAAATATTTTATGgcgcgaatgacgtcatcaatatcggatttgaagaaaattctAGTCGATTCTCTTATTGAGCCAAAGTTAATGTTTTCTGAATCTGTTTTAATCAATATATTTCAATTTGTTGTATTTTCGTACTAGACCGTAAAACTCAATGGCGCTTGTTAACACTCGGTGAGGTTTGGCAATGCCCGGCCTATGGTCCTTCATCTTACCTCCGTCCGTTCCGTCGGGAAGAAACACCACAAACATCAAACAAAATAAGGACGCACACCGCATGACGTCACTTGCTTCTTCACGTATCCTCGAAATAAGTAACACCAAAATTGTATCCTCGGCTTGATTGATATCCTGTCTTTGACCCGACTGATCAGAAAGACGATATACGACTAGGGATCCTGGGGGACGTGTACTCATGTCACACTGATGCGGTCATAGCAGTATCTCACGTAGAAATTCCTACAGATATCAAGTCACGCGTCTGGATCAAACCTTAATAATAttcctcggggggggggggttatacaACGGTTTGGAATGTAAGATGTTTGATACACCGTACCATATCCGCAACGAAGCTGTTTATCCCCTGAATATATCTCGGTGAATGACAGTTTACCTTCTAAGCAATCAGTCTTGAAAGTTTAGTTGTTACTTCAAAATAAACCAAACGGAACCGACGACGAGATAAAGCAATCGCTCAAAAGCGATGATACAGATCGAAATGTCAACATTGTAGAGACCTTTCCATCCATGCGTGCCTTCTGCTCGAAAAACATATACACCAAGGAATTAATCTTTAATCACTTGCCGCTCTAATGGAATATGATTGCACAAAATGTGTATCAAAATGTTCAAAGACTTGGATGACGTGAGTTATGAACACGTgcgatattgatatcaacacttCGATACAAGTATGAAAACTCTATTGTCAGTTAATTTACATTCTAGTCGGGTTAGTTTGGACAAAAACAGCCGAACCAAGAACAAATTGCAACGAAAGGTTCTCTGATGCTTTTCAACTAATTATTTCGTGGGATATGCCCATATCTAATATCTGTCACATCGTATTGTCAGATATGATGATTTATTAGCTGGACGCAATGGCATAACACGGCTCCATGCAAAGTTAGCTAAGCGATAATTATGACTTACGACTCTACCTAAAAAGGAAATAATCCTAAAAGCTTTTGAATCCGGCGTGCAAGTATAGAAAAAGTCCCCCAAGAAAAGTCCGCCAACATCCCTTGATGCATACTGTTCTCTCACCTTAAGGAGGAAACAGCCCCAACCTACCCCCTCAACACTTGACCCGGCAACACCTTCCTTATATCCTACACGGCACAATAGacggtttgcgaaaataaatttcggccattttgaaaaacccttttcacaggcagcgtaagtaTTCCACTACatgaaagtcatgttttaaatcaaatcatcaccaagaGCATTccgcaaaatatcatgaacattggaggacatggacaacttcaagtaaattgcttgaataaaccTGTTTATTATTACTgttatgccatggtaaacatacgttgcctgtgaaaaggacTTTTCAAATGTCCGCAATATATTTTCGCAGGTTGTCTATTCAAATATTTCTGTGTATTTATTCGGAGGATATGACCAATCCCATAGATGTCAGATTGGAAGATCTATAAGCTTGATATTCATTGTAATCATTATGGCGGTGACTATTTTCCGCATGAAAGTAACAAAGAAATAGAAACTAATTGACATGAAAAGAAATGTTGGGCATTAACATTCAAATGTGACAGACGATAATCTGATCGGGTCAATGATATGCATGCAAGGCCTTATAATTGACCTCCTACAAAGAATTATACGGTATCTTAAACTTTCTAAGCTGGTATGGACGGGCTAGGTGAGACGGTGGGTCTATGGGGCACAGTAGCGCGCACAGACTGGCAAGAACGAACTATTATCTAGAACTAACCACAATCACTGTGCTGCAAGGCATCCTTCCTAACTTAAACAACGACGAATAGCAGAACAAAAACTAATGGCTAAATTTGATCGTATTCAAAATAGTCTGACAGAACTTGAAGAAGATGCGGTAGTGTCGAAAATTAGTCTTAACAAAATTCTGTGTCGATCTACAAAAAATGTATACTTTCTTTCTGATATTCTTTCAGTTTTGATAAGTTTGGTATCTTGTTTACATGGGTCCCTTGTCGTGAGCAGCGTAATTGAAGTTGAAAGTGTCCACATCATAACTTTCAGGATGTAGCTGTTTCGCAGGTGGTCTGGAAATGGAAATAAATTACAACGCTACTTTGAATATAGAGTGTGCATCTTTGCACTGAAGCCCTGATGACACCAGTCATAATGTGAGAGCTGGTGGTATGTTGATGGGAATTCTAGCCGTTCCCTTTGTGTTGATTCCTGCTGAAGTAGGGCTACATCTATAATGTGAAGAACGGTTCAATTGGGTTCAACCGGTAACGCGAGCGCATGAAGAAGAATCTCTCAGTGGCGGCTTGCTTACCTTGGTTACTTAACAATGCTCATGCGAAACCGGATGTGAAATCGGGTAATCCTGTTATTTTTAActatcctaaagtctcctcgtTTCTTCAACTGAAGGATGGAaaatacgcacaacgacggcaGATTGACATGATTTTAGGGGAGCTTTTGACGATACCCGTCGATAGGACACGAATAGAATGTTATGACTTACTTTGGTTGAGATGGTCTAGGTTTGCACAGCCCATGGGATATGCATGCCTTGATGGCGAATGCCAGACCGCAGAGAAGCCCGATGAAGCCGAGGATTCCCAGCACGATCCAGAGTGGTAGCAAATCCGGTCCCTGGCCGTACTTGGTCACCGACACGATATCGTAAGTGCCAAATCCATAGATGTTGCCAGCGACTAACTTCTCACTGGTGAGGTAATCTATGAGTTCGTCCTGGCTGACGAATGATACTTTCTGTTCCTTGTTGGTTTTCTGGAATGTCCTGTCGTCCGTCAGGGCAAAACAGGTGACCACCGTGCTGAAGAAACCAATCAGAGTTTAAGAGTAGTTAATATGAAGTGGAGGGATTGCGTTGTGACCTAATTCCAACAAGGGCTGAAGAAGTGAGTAAGTACAACAACTAAACGGAAAATCTTTCCTGATAAAGTCACTTGCTGAACCTATCTAATGAAAAATATACTCACATAGGTTCGTTTCGATAATATTTTGACTGGACCTCAAGATACGTTATCATAACTATTTACCACTTACATCAAGCAAGTTGCTAAAGACTTCCTGCCCTATTGGCCAATATGAAAATCTACCAAATCTTGCTGCCTTTTCTTTGAACAATATGCTAGAGAGTGTCTCGTGACAACAGCACACTATGGCAGGGGCGGTCGATGAAGCGATAAATCCACACGTTGCCATCTGAACCCGTATATGCTTACTTCACGCCCTTAGCTGATTTTTCCGGACAAATTCCCTTGCATGGCTTACAAATGTTGGATATGCTCTGCTCGAACTCGGCTAACTGTGAGTCGGAGAAGTCCCCTATTCCTACAGCAACTTCAATGTTGATCATCACATCATCCTTTACGTACGTGTTCACGCGAATGTAGACGTAACTGAAATCAAAAATAGAACCAGTTACGATAAGAAGCTTCGTTTCTGTCAATTTATCTGCAATGCGAAGATATCGCTCTCCCACACACGGCATGATACTGAAACGCAACCTTGACTACTTTTAATACTGTGGCCTTTCCCGAGAGAGAAACACTCGCTTTAAGCATTTTTCATAGGCATACTCACTTCGAATAATATGGTGGTTTGTCGTTATCGTTAGCACGAGCACTCATCCAGTATTTTTGGTTCTTCTCCAGCGTCTTCTCAGCAGTTATACCCTTCGCTTTGATGTAGGTGTAATCGACAAAAAGTTGTCCTGACACGGTACCAAGCTGGATACCCTCAGCCTTCTCAACAAGAAAGTAGGTAATGGAGGACTTCGCTGAAGATAACgaacagagaaatgaaaaatcacATAAGCGTAGGCTACCCCGCCACATATATTG
Above is a window of Lineus longissimus chromosome 3, tnLinLong1.2, whole genome shotgun sequence DNA encoding:
- the LOC135484545 gene encoding cadherin-23-like; translated protein: MSTRPPGSLVVYRLSDQSGQRQDINQAEDTILVLLISRIREEASDVMRCASLFCLMFVVFLPDGTDGAIWFNKPDNWRVKFAENNPPVPPTPVFTVKAATDLIDPATGVAATKMFYTMTTDPPDGKFIIDSETGVITTIPNPNFDFENPALGKPTATERRYKLSVTAFSGLFQQPGNTLGTRTLVLDYDITNVNEDIEITNLPKCLNVYENNGPETIVAVSVSDRDETPTGQRLYNFNIESKEPSEYDDFDIDVRVPATGGPLTRHESWLKTKGSLNYEKQNNYNMTISAEDEFGITITPTPVKKTRSHKVEVQVIDVNERPKFYETSSTCEVAENTPIGTTVSTGIYPFRAFDVDKFPGPNCLGKWPESVEYFVEGKFSELFRMSNVNVTGAGHVDGYLVVNALIDREDPVNPRKGTFNLYVNARDHRGLRNANGGDVTVTCKITDVDDNPTICKDYKFEAELQENTPHDTPVLTVSCSDKDDTTTNPITYEIKDVGIKKEATLADQYFHFGSRGTSPIMTTKARLNLEGGTTLNFTVTVRQGAAFSQMSTTLSVDITVIGKNDHRPTMDKDFYNFFVAYNEKDGFAIGKVSASDLDQPKSSITYFLVEKAEGIQLGTVSGQLFVDYTYIKAKSIITEKTLEKNQKYWMSARANDNDKPPYYSNHVYIRVNTYVKDDVMINIEVAVGIGDFSDSQLAEFEQSISNICKPCKGMCPGKSAKGANTVVTCFALTDDRTFQKTNKEQKVSFVSQDELIDYLTSEKLVAGNIYGFGTYDIVSVTKYGQGPDLLPLWIVLGILGFIGLFCGLTFAIKACISHGLCKPRPSQPKPPKKQLHPESYDVDAFNFNYAAHDKGPM